A genomic stretch from Poecile atricapillus isolate bPoeAtr1 chromosome 10, bPoeAtr1.hap1, whole genome shotgun sequence includes:
- the LCAT gene encoding phosphatidylcholine-sterol acyltransferase → MGSSGAGLALLTLSLLLQPTSQFWLFNVLFPPTTTPEAPPTNSTPPVVLVPGCLGNQLEAKLDKPDVVNWMCYRKTEDYFTIWLNLNTFLPVGVDCWIDNTRVVYNRTSRKMSNAPGVHIRVPGFGKTYSVEYLDQSKLAGYLHTMVQNLVNNGYVRDQTVRAAPYDWRVGPQEQPEYFQNLKALIEEMHDEYQRPVFLIAHSMGNLHVLYFLLQQTQAWKDQYIGGFISLGAPWGGSVKPLRILASGDEQGIPLMSNIKLREEQRMTTTSPWMFPTTLAWPESHVFISTPSYNYTYRDYQRFFTDVNLEDGWYMWEDMKDLLKDLPPPGVDTYCLYGTGFPTAETYVYDERFPYEDPVDIIYGDGDDSVSTRSLELCKRWRDQQKQKVYVQELRGAHHFNMVFSNLTLTYINEILLGSKEEQGEPGQARSSPEAGKLGKILREHKVFKEAKKN, encoded by the exons ATGGGGAGCAGCGGCGCCGGGCTTGCGCTGCTGACGCTGtcgctgctcctgcagcccacgTCCCAGTTCTGGCTCTTCAACGTCCTCTTTCCACCCACCACCACCCCAGAAGCTCCCCCGACAAACAGCACACCGCCCGTGGTGCTCG TGCCCGGGTGCCTTGGGAACCAGCTGGAAGCAAAGCTGGACAAGCCAGATGTGGTGAACTGGATGTGCTACCGCAAAACAGAGGATTATTTCACCATCTGGCTCAACCTCAACACCTTCCTGCCAGTGGGAGTTGACTGCTGGATCGATAACACCAG ggtgGTGTACAACAGAACCTCTCGGAAAATGTCCAATGCCCCAGGGGTGCACATCCGTGTTCCTGGCTTTGGCAAGACCTATTCTGTGGAATACCTGGATCAGAGCAAGCTGGCAG GCTACCTGCACACCATGGTGCAGAACCTAGTGAACAACGGCTACGTGAGGGACCAGACAGTTCGGGCAGCACCCTACGACTGGAGAGTTGGACCTC AGGAGCAGCCTGAATACTTCCAGAACCTGAAGGCGCTGATCGAGGAGATGCACGATGAGTACCAGAGACCCGTCTTCCTCATCGCACACAGCATGGGCAACCTGCACGTCCTCTacttcctgctgcagcagacCCAAGCCTGGAAAGATCAGTACATTGGGGGCTTCATTTCCCTGGGTGCCCCCTGGGGAGGCTCTGTCAAGCCCCTGCGTATCCTGGCATCTG GTGACGAACAGGGCATCCCACTCATGTCCAACATCAAGCTCCGTGAAGAGCAGCGCATGACCACCACCAGCCCCTGGATGTTCCCCACGACCCTGGCCTGGCCCGAGAGCCACGTTTTCATCTCCACACCCTCCTACAACTACACCTACCGCGACTACCAGCGCTTCTTCACCGACGTCAACCTGGAGGATGGCTGGTACATGTGGGAGGACATGAAGGACTTGTTGAAGGATTTACCCCCTCCTGGGGTGGACACGTACTGCCTCTATGGCACAGGCTTCCCCACCGCAGAGACTTACGTGTATGATGAGCGTTTCCCTTATGAGGACCCTGTGGACATAATTTATGGTGACGGGGATGACAGTGTCAGCACACGCAGCTTGGAACTGTGCAAGCGATGGCGTGACCAGCAAAAGCAGAAGGTGTACGTCCAGGAGCTGCGAGGTGCCCACCACTTCAACATGGTCTTCAGCAACCTGACACTCACTTATATCAACGAAATCCTGCTGGGGAGCAaagaggagcagggggagccAGGACAGGCGAGATCCAGCCCAGAGGCTGGGAAGTTGGGGAAGATCTTACGTGAACACAAGGTCTTTAAGGAGgctaaaaagaactga
- the LOC131582630 gene encoding C-signal-like isoform X1, with protein MAVARTVLLTGSNRGIGLELVKQLLGSPRPPAWIFATCRDPEGPRAQELRDLASKHPNLVLVKLDVENPSAITDAAKVVEGKLDGMGLNLLINNAGIYTPTASLETVDAEDMVRTYKTNAVGPMLMAQAFLPLLKKAAQDSKEKGLSCSKAAIINISTILGSIKKTPDSFFRPVISYRCSKAALNMLTMCQALTYKEAGILCVALHPGWVKTDMGSQEADLTVDTSVRGLLSVLPILSEKHSGTLLNWEGKAIPW; from the exons ATGGCGGTGGCGCGCACGGTGCTGCTGACCGGCTCCAACCGTGGCATCGGCCTGGAGCTGgtgaagcagctgctgggctcgCCGCGGCCCCCGGCCTGGATCTTCGCCACCTGCCGGGACCCCGAGGGGCCGCGGGCACAG GAGCTGAGAGATCTGGCATCCAAACACCCAAATCTGGTTCTTGTAAAGCTGG ATGTCGAAAACCCCTCGGCTATCACCGATGCGGCCAAGGTGGTGGAGGGGAAGCTGGATGGAATGGGGCTGAACCTGCTGATAAACAACGCTGGCATCTACACCCCCACGGCCTCACTGGAGACAGTCGATGCTGAGGACATGGTCAGGACATACAAGACCAATGCAGTGGGGCCAATGCTGATGGCCCAG GCCTTCCTGCCTCTGCTGAAGAAGGCTGCCCAGGACAGCAAAGAAAAGGGTCTGAGTTGCAGCAAGGCAGCCATCATCAACATCTCCACCATTTTGGGGTCCATCAAGAAAACACCTGATTCCTTCTTCCGCCCTGTCATCTCCTACCGCTGCAGCAAG GCTGCCCTCAACATGCTGACCATGTGCCAGGCTCTGACCTACAAGGAAGCTGGGATCCTGTGCGTGGCACTGCACCCTGGCTGGGTGAAAACAGACATGGGCAGCCAGGAG GCTGACCTAACAGTGGACACAAGTGTGCGGGGGTTGTTGTCTGTGCTGCCAATCCTTTCTGAGAAACACAGTGGGACTCTGCTCAACTGGGAAGGTAAAGCTATCCCCTGGTGA
- the LOC131582594 gene encoding C-signal-like: protein MAELCVRSVLVTGANRGIGLGFVQHFLRMPKPPQWIFATCRDPKGQRAQELQNLASKHPNIIIIPLEVTDPASIKAAADKVGEHLGDSGLNLLINNAGMAKPNFLANETLESMTQVYTTNTIGPLLMGQAFLPLLKKAAQGSPGSGLSCSKAAIINMSSYAGSIKDMYVWDFGQVVSYRCSKAALNMLSKCQSLAYKEHGILCVALHPGWVQTDMGGAGSFKPPLTVDDSVQGMLKVLSSISEKETGTFLDWEGKVIPW from the exons atggcagagctctgtgtccgCTCCGTTCTGGTGACTGGGGCCAACCGAGGCATCGGCCTGGGGTTTGTCCAGCATTTCCTGAGGATGCCAAAACCACCACAGTGGATTTTTGCGACCTGTCGGGACCCCAAGGGACAGCGAGCGCAg GAGTTACAGAATTTGGCCTCCAAGCACCCcaacatcatcatcatcccgCTCG aAGTCACCGACCCAGCCAGCATCAAGGCGGCTGCAGACAAGGTTGGGGAGCACCTGGGGGATTCTGGGCTGAACCTCCTCATCAACAATGCTGGAATGGCCAAGCCAAACTTCCTTGCTAATGAGACGCTGGAGAGTATGACCCAGGTTTACACCACTAACACAATTGGGCCGCTGCTGATGGGCCAG GCATTCCTGCCCTTGCTGAAGAAAGCTGCCCAGGGGAGCCCAggctcagggctgagctgcagcaagGCTGCCATCATCAACATGTCCAGCTATGCAGGCTCCATTAAGGATATGTATGTATGGGATTTTGGACAAGTTGTCTCGTACCGCTGCAGCAAG gctgctctgAACATGCTGAGCAAGTGCCAGTCCCTGGCGTACAAGGAGCACGGCATCCTCTGTGTCGCTCTCCACCCCGGCTGGGTGCAAACAGACATGGGCGGTGCAGGATCATTTAAG CCTCCCCTGACAGTGGATGACAGCGTGCAAGGGATGCTGAAGGTGCTGTCCTCCATCTCTGAGAAGGAAACTGGGACCTTCCTGGACTGGGAAGGGAAGGTCATACCCTGGTGA
- the LOC131582629 gene encoding C-signal-like — MADLCVRSVLVTGANRGLGWGLSSHFLRMPKPPQWIFATCRDPKGQRAQELQNLASKHPNLVIIALEVANPASIKAAAAKVGEHLGGSGLNLLINNAGVVKPKMLDAETLEDMTETYTTNTAGPLLMGQAFLPLLKKAAQGSPGSGLSCSKAAIVNMSSIGGSIASFFGWDMMQVTSYRCSKAALNMLSKCQSLAYKEHGILCVALHPGWVQTDMGSAAGHVPPVTVDDSVQGMLKVLSSLSEKETGAFLDWEGKVIPW; from the exons ATGGCAGATCTCTGTGTCCGCTCCGTTCTGGTGACTGGGGCCAACCGGGGCCTCGGCTGGGGTTTGTCCAGCCATTTTCTGAGGATGCCAAAACCACCACAGTGGATTTTTGCGACCTGTCGGGACCCCAAGGGACAGCGAGCACAG GAGCTACAGAATTTGGCCTCCAAGCATCCCAACCTGGTCATCATTGCTCTGG AAGTTGCCAACCCTGCCAGCATCAAGGCAGCTGCAGCCAAGGTTGGGGAGCACCTGGGGGGTTCTGGGCTGAACCTCCTCATCAACAATGCTGGAGTGGTCAAGCCTAAGATGCTTGATGCTGAAACACTGGAGGACATGACTGAGACTTACACCACCAACACGGCTGGACCCCTGCTGATGGGCCAG GCATTCCTGCCCTTGCTGAAGAAAGCTGCCCAGGGGAGCCCAggctcagggctgagctgcagcaagGCTGCCATCGTCAACATGTCCAGCATTGGTGGCTCCATCGCTTCTTTCTTTGGCTGGGACATGATGCAAGTCACCTCGTATCGCTGCAGCAAG gctgctctgAACATGCTGAGCAAGTGCCAGTCCCTGGCGTACAAGGAGCACGGCATCCTCTGTGTCGCTCTCCACCCCGGCTGGGTGCAAACAGAcatgggcagtgctgctggacacGTG ccccctgtGACAGTGGATGACAGCGTGCAAGGGATGCTGAAggtcctctcctccctctctgaGAAGGAGACCGGCGCCTTCCTAGACTGGGAAGGGAAGGTCATACCCTGGTGA
- the LOC131582630 gene encoding uncharacterized protein LOC131582630 isoform X2 has translation MAVARTVLLTGSNRGIGLELVKQLLGSPRPPAWIFATCRDPEGPRAQELRDLASKHPNLVLVKLDVENPSAITDAAKVVEGKLDGMGLNLLINNAGIYTPTASLETVDAEDMVRTYKTNAVGPMLMAQAFLPLLKKAAQDSKEKGLSCSKAAIINISTILGSIKKTPDSFFRPVISYRCSKADLTVDTSVRGLLSVLPILSEKHSGTLLNWEGKAIPW, from the exons ATGGCGGTGGCGCGCACGGTGCTGCTGACCGGCTCCAACCGTGGCATCGGCCTGGAGCTGgtgaagcagctgctgggctcgCCGCGGCCCCCGGCCTGGATCTTCGCCACCTGCCGGGACCCCGAGGGGCCGCGGGCACAG GAGCTGAGAGATCTGGCATCCAAACACCCAAATCTGGTTCTTGTAAAGCTGG ATGTCGAAAACCCCTCGGCTATCACCGATGCGGCCAAGGTGGTGGAGGGGAAGCTGGATGGAATGGGGCTGAACCTGCTGATAAACAACGCTGGCATCTACACCCCCACGGCCTCACTGGAGACAGTCGATGCTGAGGACATGGTCAGGACATACAAGACCAATGCAGTGGGGCCAATGCTGATGGCCCAG GCCTTCCTGCCTCTGCTGAAGAAGGCTGCCCAGGACAGCAAAGAAAAGGGTCTGAGTTGCAGCAAGGCAGCCATCATCAACATCTCCACCATTTTGGGGTCCATCAAGAAAACACCTGATTCCTTCTTCCGCCCTGTCATCTCCTACCGCTGCAGCAAG GCTGACCTAACAGTGGACACAAGTGTGCGGGGGTTGTTGTCTGTGCTGCCAATCCTTTCTGAGAAACACAGTGGGACTCTGCTCAACTGGGAAGGTAAAGCTATCCCCTGGTGA